The genomic region GAAGTTCAACAAAAACCACATCGCCCAGCTCGTTCTGGGCGTAATCGGTGATACCGATCGTGACCGTATCGCCCTCTACTTTGATCCACTCATGTTCCTTGGAATATTTTAACTCCTGTGGGAAATCCATCATTCCTCCTAAATTACTGTATTACTGTATCAGGCTAATGCCATCTGTTCTTCGAGTCTTTCCTTCCAGTTGAATTCTTCTATATATCTTGTAGAATACCTGCCCGACTGGAAGATCGGATCATTGATGACTATTTTGTGAAACGGTATCGTCGTAGCCACACCCTCAATCACGAATTCATCGAGGGCACGATTCATCTTCATGATCGCGTCCTGACGGCTGTGCGAATGAGTGATCAGCTTGGCGATCATTGAATCGTAAAATGGAGGTATCATATACTTGGCGTAGGCGTGAGTATCAACCCGGATACCATGCCCGCCGGGCACATGAAATGAACTGATTTTACCAGGCGAAGGCCGGAATCCGTTTATCGGATCCTCGGCGTTGACCCGGCATTCGATCGTGTGACCTTTGATACGGATATCCTCCTGCTTCAGGTCGAGCTCATCACCCGCCGCGATCAGGATCTGTTTGCGAATAAGGTCGACATCGGTAGCTTCCTCAGTAACCGGATGTTCCACCTGGATACGGGTGTTCATCTCCATGAAATAGAAACTGCCATCCTCATCCAGAAGAAACTCGATCGTACCGGCATTGGCATACCCGGCCGCCTCCGCCCCGCGCACCGCCGCCTGACCCATCTTCTGGCGAATATCCTCGCTCAAAAGTGGTGAGGGCGATTCCTCGATCAGCTTCTGATGACGACGCTGGATAGTGCAGTCGCGCTCACCCAGATGAATCACGTTGCCGTGATGATCGGCCAAAATCTGGATTTCCACATGACGTGGCTGAGTAACGAATTTCTCGATGTAAACATCGGGATTCTTAAATGATGCTTCCGCTTCCATGCGCGCGGTATTGAAGGCGGATTTTAGCTCTTTTTCGCTGTTGACCACCCTCATGCCACGGCCACCACCACCGGCCGAGGCCTTGATAATAACCGGAAACCCGATCTCGACGGCAACTCTTTCGGCCTCTTTCAGATCCCCGATTACACCTTCCGAACCGGGGACTACCGGAACTCCGGCGTCGCGCATCATCCGCTTGGCGGTTGCCTTGTCACCCATCTTGCGCATCGAATCAGCCGAGGGACCGATGAAGGTCAGGTCGCAGGAATGGCAGATTTCAGCGAAATCGGCGTTTTCGGCCAGGAAACCGTAGCCCGGATGAATCGCGTCACAGTTGGTCACCTCCGCGGCCGAAATGATATGCTTGACTTCAAGATATGACAGATTCGACTGAGGCGGGCCGATACAAACTTCCTCGTCGGCGAATCTGACATGCAGGCTGTCACGGTCGGCTTCGGAATAGACCGCCACAG from Candidatus Zixiibacteriota bacterium harbors:
- the accC gene encoding acetyl-CoA carboxylase biotin carboxylase subunit, encoding MFKKILIANRGEIALRIIRACKELGISTVAVYSEADRDSLHVRFADEEVCIGPPQSNLSYLEVKHIISAAEVTNCDAIHPGYGFLAENADFAEICHSCDLTFIGPSADSMRKMGDKATAKRMMRDAGVPVVPGSEGVIGDLKEAERVAVEIGFPVIIKASAGGGGRGMRVVNSEKELKSAFNTARMEAEASFKNPDVYIEKFVTQPRHVEIQILADHHGNVIHLGERDCTIQRRHQKLIEESPSPLLSEDIRQKMGQAAVRGAEAAGYANAGTIEFLLDEDGSFYFMEMNTRIQVEHPVTEEATDVDLIRKQILIAAGDELDLKQEDIRIKGHTIECRVNAEDPINGFRPSPGKISSFHVPGGHGIRVDTHAYAKYMIPPFYDSMIAKLITHSHSRQDAIMKMNRALDEFVIEGVATTIPFHKIVINDPIFQSGRYSTRYIEEFNWKERLEEQMALA